One Zeugodacus cucurbitae isolate PBARC_wt_2022May chromosome 3, idZeuCucr1.2, whole genome shotgun sequence genomic region harbors:
- the LOC105212440 gene encoding uncharacterized protein LOC105212440: protein MASTDINVKLSRLYHLAQKFNNFYLTGFQKGDIRPFLVEGEQVGLVKADVIKQLQRYPEIFCIRNCEFTNQGIVELNPAFRDYAERTKQVDIVLRDLRSKGIFSALQGWRDEYYEVKSEYRSLLKMDRSATPLFGVRKYGVDINGYVQHPTQGLCIWLQQRSNTKETWPGKWDNMVGGGLSVGYGIKETAVKEAAEEASIPSDLVKNLVSAGCVSFFFESEQGLFPNTEYVFDLELPLDFVPQNADGEVQAFELLPAKECVERVFTQDFKTTSCPVVIDFLIRHGYITPENEVHFTQIIELLHVPLQSLYTYKTLLEQKQKVKQQQNQSQQQSHLANNIKTIENGHNNKDATINN, encoded by the exons GTTTTCAAAAGGGCGACATACGTCCATTCCTGGTTGAAGGCGAACAAGTTGGTCTCGTCAAGGCCGATGTTATCAAGCAGCTGCAACGTTATCCCGAAATATTCTGCATACGCAATTGTGAATTTACCAATCAG GGTATAGTCGAGTTAAATCCTGCATTCCGTGACTATGCTGAACGCACAAAGCAAGTCGATATAGTATTACGTGATTTACGTTCTAAGGGCATTTTTTCCGCACTCCAAGGTTGGCGTGATGAG TATTATGAAGTGAAATCGGAGTATCGTAGCCTATTGAAAATGGATCGTTCGGCCACACCATTGTTTGGTGTACGTAAATATGGTGTAGATATTAATGGTTATGTACAACATCCAACGCAGGGTCTTTGTATTTGGCTACAACAACGTTCGAATACCAAAGAGACATGGCCTGGCAAATGGGATAATATGGTTGGTGGCGGTTTATCGGTGGGCTATGGCATTAAGGAGACTGCTGTTAAAGAGGCAGCCGAGGAGGCATCCATTCCAAGTGATCTGGTCAAAAATCTCGTTTCAGCCGGttgtgtttcattctttttcgAAAGCGAACAAGGTTTATTCCCCAATACGGAATATGTGTTCGATTTAGAGTTGCCATTGGATTTTGTGCCACAAAATGCTGATGGTGAGGTGCAAGCTTTTGAGCTATTACCAGCCAAAGAGTGTGTGGAACGTGTATTTACGCAGGATTTCAAGACAACCAGCTGTCCGGTGGTTATCGATTTTCTAATCAGACATGGCTATATAACGCCTGAAAATG aGGTTCATTTCACACAAATCATTGAGTTATTACATGTGCCACTACAGTCGCTCTACACGTACAAGACACTTttggagcaaaaacaaaaagttaaacaacaacaaaatcaatcgCAACAACAATCGCATCTTGCCAATAATATTAAAACCATTGAAAATGGACACAACAATAAGGATGCcacaataaacaattaa